A portion of the Oncorhynchus nerka isolate Pitt River linkage group LG27, Oner_Uvic_2.0, whole genome shotgun sequence genome contains these proteins:
- the LOC115112161 gene encoding protein CBFA2T3-like isoform X6, with amino-acid sequence MPDSPADVKTQPRLTPPTMPPPPPAVSQAPNRNASFTPTTSRSMLNGSSHSSHSPTSLNGAPSTPNGFSNGPAMSSTASLSNQQLPPACGARQLCKLKRFLTTLQQFGNDISPEIGERVRSLVLGLVNSTLTIEEFHSKLQEATNFPLRPFVIPFLKANLPLLQRELLHCARMAKQTPAQYLAQHEQLLLDANASSPLDSSEIMMEINEHGKRRTPDRTKDSERDGHHPEHLAKRPCTISPSQRFSPSTGLPAHPPPNGLPTHPPNGLSHPNPPAPQHYRLEDMALAHHYRDAYRHTAEHREARDRHRQTAVHGARQEEVIDHRLTDREWAEEWKHLDNVRVAGLLNCIMDMVEKTRRSLTVLRRCQEADREEMNHWIRRYSDVEDMKKGGSNGQPRPPPPPLPLPPHNSSSNTPNNVETQQPIEIHRDFLHRPASGYLPEEIWRKAGATSIPLSPALKQLQNKQEEAVNEVKRQAMSELQKAVSDAERKAHEMISAERSKMERALAEARKQASEDALTVINQQEDSSESCWNCGRKASETCSGCNTARYCGSFCQHKDWEKHHHVCGQGLQGLPGGSSVPLGTPSSSAPPTHSESTPPGPLSLPGQTSGGGGGSLSGSPKEASSSSASRSTTPATPALLDATSR; translated from the exons ATGCCCGATTCACCTGCTGATGTCAAAACCCAGCCCAGGTTGACTCCGCCCACAATGCCACCTCCACCCCCGGCCGTCAGCCAGGCACCCAATCGCAACGCTTCATTCACACCCACCACCAGTAGGTCAA tgcTGAACGGGAGCAGTCACTCAAGTCACTCGCCCACGTCGCTCAACGGGGCGCCCTCTACACCCAACGGCTTCAGCAACGGCCCCGCCATGTCGTCCACCGCCTCCCTGTCCAATCAGCAGCTGCCGCCGGCCTGTGGCGCCCGCCAGCTCTGCAAGCTCAAGCGCTTCCTCACCACGCTGCAGCAGTTCGGCAACGACATCTCGCCCGAGATCGGAGAGCGGGTCCGCAGTCTGGTGCTGGGCCTGGTG AATTCCACCCTGACCATAGAAGAGTTCCACTCCAAACTCCAGGAGGCTACCAACTTCCCACTGCGTCCCTTTGTCATTCCGTTCCTCAAG GCGAACCTGCCCCTGCTTCAGAGGGAGCTCCTCCACTGTGCACGGATGGCCAAGCAGACTCCCGCCCAGTATCTGGCCCAGCATGAGCAGCTGCTGCTGGACGCCAACGCCAGCTCGCCCCTGGACTCCTCTGAGATCATGATGGAGATCAACGAGCATGGCAAGAGGAGGACCCCCGACAG GACCAAAGACTCGGAGAGAGACGGGCACCACCCGGAGCACCTGGCCAAGCGGCCCTGCACCATCAGCCCCAGCCAGCGCTTCAGCCCCAGCACTGGCCTGCCAGCCCACCCGCCCCCCAACGGCCTGCCCACGCACCCCCCCAACGgcctgtctcaccccaaccctcctGCCCCCCAACACTACCGTCTGGAGGACATGGCTCTGGCCCACCACTACCGCGATGCCTACCGCCACACAGCAGAGCACCGCGAGGCTCGCGACAGACACCGGCAGAcag cCGTGCATGGAGCACGCCAGGAAGAAGTGATCGATCACCGCCTGACAGATCGGGAGTGGGCCGAGGAGTGGAAGCACCTCGATAATGTACGTGTTGCTGGG CTGCTCAACTGCATCATGGACATGGTGGAGAAGACACGGCGGTCTCTCACGGTGCTGCGGCGTTGCCAGGAAGCCGACCGCGAGGAGATGAACCACTGGATCCGGCGCTACAGCGACGTGGAAGATATGAAAAAAGGTGGGAGCAACGGCCAGCcacgccctcctcctcctcctctacctctacctcctcacAACTCCTCCTCCAACACTCCTAACAACGTCGAGACACAGCAGCCCATAG AGATTCATAGGGACTTCCTGCACAGACCTGCGTCTGGCTACCTACCTGAGGAGATCTGGAGGAAAGCTG GTGCTACAAGTATCCCACTCTCCCCAGCACTGAAGCAACTCCAAAACAAGCAGG aggaGGCAGTGAACGAGGTGAAGAGGCAGGCCATGTCGGAGCTACAGAAGGCTGTGTCGGACGCTGAGAGGAAGGCCCATGAGATGATCTCCGCTGAGAGGTCCAAGATGGAGAGGGCGCTGGCCGAGGCCAGAAAACAGGCCTCTGAGGATGCACTGACCGTCATCAACCAGCAGGAGGACTCCAGCGAA AGCTGCTGGAACTGTGGACGCAAGGCCAGTGAGACGTGCAGCGGCTGCAACACGGCACGCTACTGCGGCTCCTTCTGCCAGCACAAAGACTGGGAGAAGCACCACCACGTCTGTGGCCAGGGTCTACAGGGCCTCCCCGGGGGCAGCAGTGTTCCTCTGGGCACCCCCTCCTCCAGCGCACCCCCTACACACTCAGAGAGCACCCCCCCTGGTCCACTCTCCCTGCCCGGCCAGACCAGCGGTGGTGGGGGAGGCAGTCTCTCCGGGAGTCCTAAGGAGGCTAGCTCCAGCAGTGCCTCACGCTCCACCACCCCAGCGACCCCTGCACTGCTGGACGCCACCTCTCGCTGA
- the LOC115112161 gene encoding protein CBFA2T3-like isoform X2 yields MAAEVHLERQRRSAAPPRVPTVMLTSHRGTVCRRNPHRLESGNPNLATRSHRTANQGSTEQKVGTMPDSPADVKTQPRLTPPTMPPPPPAVSQAPNRNASFTPTTMLNGSSHSSHSPTSLNGAPSTPNGFSNGPAMSSTASLSNQQLPPACGARQLCKLKRFLTTLQQFGNDISPEIGERVRSLVLGLVNSTLTIEEFHSKLQEATNFPLRPFVIPFLKANLPLLQRELLHCARMAKQTPAQYLAQHEQLLLDANASSPLDSSEIMMEINEHGKRRTPDRTKDSERDGHHPEHLAKRPCTISPSQRFSPSTGLPAHPPPNGLPTHPPNGLSHPNPPAPQHYRLEDMALAHHYRDAYRHTAEHREARDRHRQTAVHGARQEEVIDHRLTDREWAEEWKHLDNVRVAGLLNCIMDMVEKTRRSLTVLRRCQEADREEMNHWIRRYSDVEDMKKGGSNGQPRPPPPPLPLPPHNSSSNTPNNVETQQPIEIHRDFLHRPASGYLPEEIWRKAGATSIPLSPALKQLQNKQEEAVNEVKRQAMSELQKAVSDAERKAHEMISAERSKMERALAEARKQASEDALTVINQQEDSSESCWNCGRKASETCSGCNTARYCGSFCQHKDWEKHHHVCGQGLQGLPGGSSVPLGTPSSSAPPTHSESTPPGPLSLPGQTSGGGGGSLSGSPKEASSSSASRSTTPATPALLDATSR; encoded by the exons CACAGAACAGAAGGTTGGAACAATGCCCGATTCACCTGCTGATGTCAAAACCCAGCCCAGGTTGACTCCGCCCACAATGCCACCTCCACCCCCGGCCGTCAGCCAGGCACCCAATCGCAACGCTTCATTCACACCCACCACCA tgcTGAACGGGAGCAGTCACTCAAGTCACTCGCCCACGTCGCTCAACGGGGCGCCCTCTACACCCAACGGCTTCAGCAACGGCCCCGCCATGTCGTCCACCGCCTCCCTGTCCAATCAGCAGCTGCCGCCGGCCTGTGGCGCCCGCCAGCTCTGCAAGCTCAAGCGCTTCCTCACCACGCTGCAGCAGTTCGGCAACGACATCTCGCCCGAGATCGGAGAGCGGGTCCGCAGTCTGGTGCTGGGCCTGGTG AATTCCACCCTGACCATAGAAGAGTTCCACTCCAAACTCCAGGAGGCTACCAACTTCCCACTGCGTCCCTTTGTCATTCCGTTCCTCAAG GCGAACCTGCCCCTGCTTCAGAGGGAGCTCCTCCACTGTGCACGGATGGCCAAGCAGACTCCCGCCCAGTATCTGGCCCAGCATGAGCAGCTGCTGCTGGACGCCAACGCCAGCTCGCCCCTGGACTCCTCTGAGATCATGATGGAGATCAACGAGCATGGCAAGAGGAGGACCCCCGACAG GACCAAAGACTCGGAGAGAGACGGGCACCACCCGGAGCACCTGGCCAAGCGGCCCTGCACCATCAGCCCCAGCCAGCGCTTCAGCCCCAGCACTGGCCTGCCAGCCCACCCGCCCCCCAACGGCCTGCCCACGCACCCCCCCAACGgcctgtctcaccccaaccctcctGCCCCCCAACACTACCGTCTGGAGGACATGGCTCTGGCCCACCACTACCGCGATGCCTACCGCCACACAGCAGAGCACCGCGAGGCTCGCGACAGACACCGGCAGAcag cCGTGCATGGAGCACGCCAGGAAGAAGTGATCGATCACCGCCTGACAGATCGGGAGTGGGCCGAGGAGTGGAAGCACCTCGATAATGTACGTGTTGCTGGG CTGCTCAACTGCATCATGGACATGGTGGAGAAGACACGGCGGTCTCTCACGGTGCTGCGGCGTTGCCAGGAAGCCGACCGCGAGGAGATGAACCACTGGATCCGGCGCTACAGCGACGTGGAAGATATGAAAAAAGGTGGGAGCAACGGCCAGCcacgccctcctcctcctcctctacctctacctcctcacAACTCCTCCTCCAACACTCCTAACAACGTCGAGACACAGCAGCCCATAG AGATTCATAGGGACTTCCTGCACAGACCTGCGTCTGGCTACCTACCTGAGGAGATCTGGAGGAAAGCTG GTGCTACAAGTATCCCACTCTCCCCAGCACTGAAGCAACTCCAAAACAAGCAGG aggaGGCAGTGAACGAGGTGAAGAGGCAGGCCATGTCGGAGCTACAGAAGGCTGTGTCGGACGCTGAGAGGAAGGCCCATGAGATGATCTCCGCTGAGAGGTCCAAGATGGAGAGGGCGCTGGCCGAGGCCAGAAAACAGGCCTCTGAGGATGCACTGACCGTCATCAACCAGCAGGAGGACTCCAGCGAA AGCTGCTGGAACTGTGGACGCAAGGCCAGTGAGACGTGCAGCGGCTGCAACACGGCACGCTACTGCGGCTCCTTCTGCCAGCACAAAGACTGGGAGAAGCACCACCACGTCTGTGGCCAGGGTCTACAGGGCCTCCCCGGGGGCAGCAGTGTTCCTCTGGGCACCCCCTCCTCCAGCGCACCCCCTACACACTCAGAGAGCACCCCCCCTGGTCCACTCTCCCTGCCCGGCCAGACCAGCGGTGGTGGGGGAGGCAGTCTCTCCGGGAGTCCTAAGGAGGCTAGCTCCAGCAGTGCCTCACGCTCCACCACCCCAGCGACCCCTGCACTGCTGGACGCCACCTCTCGCTGA
- the LOC115112161 gene encoding protein CBFA2T3-like isoform X5, producing the protein MAAEVHLERQRRSAAPPRVPTVMLTSHRGTVCRRNPHRLESGNPNLATRSHRTANQGSTEQKVGTMPDSPADVKTQPRLTPPTMPPPPPAVSQAPNRNASFTPTTSRSMLNGSSHSSHSPTSLNGAPSTPNGFSNGPAMSSTASLSNQQLPPACGARQLCKLKRFLTTLQQFGNDISPEIGERVRSLVLGLVNSTLTIEEFHSKLQEATNFPLRPFVIPFLKANLPLLQRELLHCARMAKQTPAQYLAQHEQLLLDANASSPLDSSEIMMEINEHGKRRTPDRTKDSERDGHHPEHLAKRPCTISPSQRFSPSTGLPAHPPPNGLPTHPPNGLSHPNPPAPQHYRLEDMALAHHYRDAYRHTAEHREARDRHRQTAVHGARQEEVIDHRLTDREWAEEWKHLDNVRVAGLLNCIMDMVEKTRRSLTVLRRCQEADREEMNHWIRRYSDVEDMKKEIHRDFLHRPASGYLPEEIWRKAGATSIPLSPALKQLQNKQEEAVNEVKRQAMSELQKAVSDAERKAHEMISAERSKMERALAEARKQASEDALTVINQQEDSSESCWNCGRKASETCSGCNTARYCGSFCQHKDWEKHHHVCGQGLQGLPGGSSVPLGTPSSSAPPTHSESTPPGPLSLPGQTSGGGGGSLSGSPKEASSSSASRSTTPATPALLDATSR; encoded by the exons CACAGAACAGAAGGTTGGAACAATGCCCGATTCACCTGCTGATGTCAAAACCCAGCCCAGGTTGACTCCGCCCACAATGCCACCTCCACCCCCGGCCGTCAGCCAGGCACCCAATCGCAACGCTTCATTCACACCCACCACCAGTAGGTCAA tgcTGAACGGGAGCAGTCACTCAAGTCACTCGCCCACGTCGCTCAACGGGGCGCCCTCTACACCCAACGGCTTCAGCAACGGCCCCGCCATGTCGTCCACCGCCTCCCTGTCCAATCAGCAGCTGCCGCCGGCCTGTGGCGCCCGCCAGCTCTGCAAGCTCAAGCGCTTCCTCACCACGCTGCAGCAGTTCGGCAACGACATCTCGCCCGAGATCGGAGAGCGGGTCCGCAGTCTGGTGCTGGGCCTGGTG AATTCCACCCTGACCATAGAAGAGTTCCACTCCAAACTCCAGGAGGCTACCAACTTCCCACTGCGTCCCTTTGTCATTCCGTTCCTCAAG GCGAACCTGCCCCTGCTTCAGAGGGAGCTCCTCCACTGTGCACGGATGGCCAAGCAGACTCCCGCCCAGTATCTGGCCCAGCATGAGCAGCTGCTGCTGGACGCCAACGCCAGCTCGCCCCTGGACTCCTCTGAGATCATGATGGAGATCAACGAGCATGGCAAGAGGAGGACCCCCGACAG GACCAAAGACTCGGAGAGAGACGGGCACCACCCGGAGCACCTGGCCAAGCGGCCCTGCACCATCAGCCCCAGCCAGCGCTTCAGCCCCAGCACTGGCCTGCCAGCCCACCCGCCCCCCAACGGCCTGCCCACGCACCCCCCCAACGgcctgtctcaccccaaccctcctGCCCCCCAACACTACCGTCTGGAGGACATGGCTCTGGCCCACCACTACCGCGATGCCTACCGCCACACAGCAGAGCACCGCGAGGCTCGCGACAGACACCGGCAGAcag cCGTGCATGGAGCACGCCAGGAAGAAGTGATCGATCACCGCCTGACAGATCGGGAGTGGGCCGAGGAGTGGAAGCACCTCGATAATGTACGTGTTGCTGGG CTGCTCAACTGCATCATGGACATGGTGGAGAAGACACGGCGGTCTCTCACGGTGCTGCGGCGTTGCCAGGAAGCCGACCGCGAGGAGATGAACCACTGGATCCGGCGCTACAGCGACGTGGAAGATATGAAAAAAG AGATTCATAGGGACTTCCTGCACAGACCTGCGTCTGGCTACCTACCTGAGGAGATCTGGAGGAAAGCTG GTGCTACAAGTATCCCACTCTCCCCAGCACTGAAGCAACTCCAAAACAAGCAGG aggaGGCAGTGAACGAGGTGAAGAGGCAGGCCATGTCGGAGCTACAGAAGGCTGTGTCGGACGCTGAGAGGAAGGCCCATGAGATGATCTCCGCTGAGAGGTCCAAGATGGAGAGGGCGCTGGCCGAGGCCAGAAAACAGGCCTCTGAGGATGCACTGACCGTCATCAACCAGCAGGAGGACTCCAGCGAA AGCTGCTGGAACTGTGGACGCAAGGCCAGTGAGACGTGCAGCGGCTGCAACACGGCACGCTACTGCGGCTCCTTCTGCCAGCACAAAGACTGGGAGAAGCACCACCACGTCTGTGGCCAGGGTCTACAGGGCCTCCCCGGGGGCAGCAGTGTTCCTCTGGGCACCCCCTCCTCCAGCGCACCCCCTACACACTCAGAGAGCACCCCCCCTGGTCCACTCTCCCTGCCCGGCCAGACCAGCGGTGGTGGGGGAGGCAGTCTCTCCGGGAGTCCTAAGGAGGCTAGCTCCAGCAGTGCCTCACGCTCCACCACCCCAGCGACCCCTGCACTGCTGGACGCCACCTCTCGCTGA
- the LOC115112161 gene encoding protein CBFA2T3-like isoform X1: MAAEVHLERQRRSAAPPRVPTVMLTSHRGTVCRRNPHRLESGNPNLATRSHRTANQGSTEQKVGTMPDSPADVKTQPRLTPPTMPPPPPAVSQAPNRNASFTPTTSRSMLNGSSHSSHSPTSLNGAPSTPNGFSNGPAMSSTASLSNQQLPPACGARQLCKLKRFLTTLQQFGNDISPEIGERVRSLVLGLVNSTLTIEEFHSKLQEATNFPLRPFVIPFLKANLPLLQRELLHCARMAKQTPAQYLAQHEQLLLDANASSPLDSSEIMMEINEHGKRRTPDRTKDSERDGHHPEHLAKRPCTISPSQRFSPSTGLPAHPPPNGLPTHPPNGLSHPNPPAPQHYRLEDMALAHHYRDAYRHTAEHREARDRHRQTAVHGARQEEVIDHRLTDREWAEEWKHLDNVRVAGLLNCIMDMVEKTRRSLTVLRRCQEADREEMNHWIRRYSDVEDMKKGGSNGQPRPPPPPLPLPPHNSSSNTPNNVETQQPIEIHRDFLHRPASGYLPEEIWRKAGATSIPLSPALKQLQNKQEEAVNEVKRQAMSELQKAVSDAERKAHEMISAERSKMERALAEARKQASEDALTVINQQEDSSESCWNCGRKASETCSGCNTARYCGSFCQHKDWEKHHHVCGQGLQGLPGGSSVPLGTPSSSAPPTHSESTPPGPLSLPGQTSGGGGGSLSGSPKEASSSSASRSTTPATPALLDATSR; this comes from the exons CACAGAACAGAAGGTTGGAACAATGCCCGATTCACCTGCTGATGTCAAAACCCAGCCCAGGTTGACTCCGCCCACAATGCCACCTCCACCCCCGGCCGTCAGCCAGGCACCCAATCGCAACGCTTCATTCACACCCACCACCAGTAGGTCAA tgcTGAACGGGAGCAGTCACTCAAGTCACTCGCCCACGTCGCTCAACGGGGCGCCCTCTACACCCAACGGCTTCAGCAACGGCCCCGCCATGTCGTCCACCGCCTCCCTGTCCAATCAGCAGCTGCCGCCGGCCTGTGGCGCCCGCCAGCTCTGCAAGCTCAAGCGCTTCCTCACCACGCTGCAGCAGTTCGGCAACGACATCTCGCCCGAGATCGGAGAGCGGGTCCGCAGTCTGGTGCTGGGCCTGGTG AATTCCACCCTGACCATAGAAGAGTTCCACTCCAAACTCCAGGAGGCTACCAACTTCCCACTGCGTCCCTTTGTCATTCCGTTCCTCAAG GCGAACCTGCCCCTGCTTCAGAGGGAGCTCCTCCACTGTGCACGGATGGCCAAGCAGACTCCCGCCCAGTATCTGGCCCAGCATGAGCAGCTGCTGCTGGACGCCAACGCCAGCTCGCCCCTGGACTCCTCTGAGATCATGATGGAGATCAACGAGCATGGCAAGAGGAGGACCCCCGACAG GACCAAAGACTCGGAGAGAGACGGGCACCACCCGGAGCACCTGGCCAAGCGGCCCTGCACCATCAGCCCCAGCCAGCGCTTCAGCCCCAGCACTGGCCTGCCAGCCCACCCGCCCCCCAACGGCCTGCCCACGCACCCCCCCAACGgcctgtctcaccccaaccctcctGCCCCCCAACACTACCGTCTGGAGGACATGGCTCTGGCCCACCACTACCGCGATGCCTACCGCCACACAGCAGAGCACCGCGAGGCTCGCGACAGACACCGGCAGAcag cCGTGCATGGAGCACGCCAGGAAGAAGTGATCGATCACCGCCTGACAGATCGGGAGTGGGCCGAGGAGTGGAAGCACCTCGATAATGTACGTGTTGCTGGG CTGCTCAACTGCATCATGGACATGGTGGAGAAGACACGGCGGTCTCTCACGGTGCTGCGGCGTTGCCAGGAAGCCGACCGCGAGGAGATGAACCACTGGATCCGGCGCTACAGCGACGTGGAAGATATGAAAAAAGGTGGGAGCAACGGCCAGCcacgccctcctcctcctcctctacctctacctcctcacAACTCCTCCTCCAACACTCCTAACAACGTCGAGACACAGCAGCCCATAG AGATTCATAGGGACTTCCTGCACAGACCTGCGTCTGGCTACCTACCTGAGGAGATCTGGAGGAAAGCTG GTGCTACAAGTATCCCACTCTCCCCAGCACTGAAGCAACTCCAAAACAAGCAGG aggaGGCAGTGAACGAGGTGAAGAGGCAGGCCATGTCGGAGCTACAGAAGGCTGTGTCGGACGCTGAGAGGAAGGCCCATGAGATGATCTCCGCTGAGAGGTCCAAGATGGAGAGGGCGCTGGCCGAGGCCAGAAAACAGGCCTCTGAGGATGCACTGACCGTCATCAACCAGCAGGAGGACTCCAGCGAA AGCTGCTGGAACTGTGGACGCAAGGCCAGTGAGACGTGCAGCGGCTGCAACACGGCACGCTACTGCGGCTCCTTCTGCCAGCACAAAGACTGGGAGAAGCACCACCACGTCTGTGGCCAGGGTCTACAGGGCCTCCCCGGGGGCAGCAGTGTTCCTCTGGGCACCCCCTCCTCCAGCGCACCCCCTACACACTCAGAGAGCACCCCCCCTGGTCCACTCTCCCTGCCCGGCCAGACCAGCGGTGGTGGGGGAGGCAGTCTCTCCGGGAGTCCTAAGGAGGCTAGCTCCAGCAGTGCCTCACGCTCCACCACCCCAGCGACCCCTGCACTGCTGGACGCCACCTCTCGCTGA
- the LOC115112161 gene encoding protein CBFA2T3-like isoform X3, producing MAAEVHLERQRRSAAPPRVPTVMLTSHRGTVCRRNPHRLESGNPNLATRSHRTANQGSTEQKVGTMPDSPADVKTQPRLTPPTMPPPPPAVSQAPNRNASFTPTTSRSMLNGSSHSSHSPTSLNGAPSTPNGFSNGPAMSSTASLSNQQLPPACGARQLCKLKRFLTTLQQFGNDISPEIGERVRSLVLGLVNSTLTIEEFHSKLQEATNFPLRPFVIPFLKANLPLLQRELLHCARMAKQTPAQYLAQHEQLLLDANASSPLDSSEIMMEINEHGKRRTPDRTKDSERDGHHPEHLAKRPCTISPSQRFSPSTGLPAHPPPNGLPTHPPNGLSHPNPPAPQHYRLEDMALAHHYRDAYRHTAEHREARDRHRQTAVHGARQEEVIDHRLTDREWAEEWKHLDNLLNCIMDMVEKTRRSLTVLRRCQEADREEMNHWIRRYSDVEDMKKGGSNGQPRPPPPPLPLPPHNSSSNTPNNVETQQPIEIHRDFLHRPASGYLPEEIWRKAGATSIPLSPALKQLQNKQEEAVNEVKRQAMSELQKAVSDAERKAHEMISAERSKMERALAEARKQASEDALTVINQQEDSSESCWNCGRKASETCSGCNTARYCGSFCQHKDWEKHHHVCGQGLQGLPGGSSVPLGTPSSSAPPTHSESTPPGPLSLPGQTSGGGGGSLSGSPKEASSSSASRSTTPATPALLDATSR from the exons CACAGAACAGAAGGTTGGAACAATGCCCGATTCACCTGCTGATGTCAAAACCCAGCCCAGGTTGACTCCGCCCACAATGCCACCTCCACCCCCGGCCGTCAGCCAGGCACCCAATCGCAACGCTTCATTCACACCCACCACCAGTAGGTCAA tgcTGAACGGGAGCAGTCACTCAAGTCACTCGCCCACGTCGCTCAACGGGGCGCCCTCTACACCCAACGGCTTCAGCAACGGCCCCGCCATGTCGTCCACCGCCTCCCTGTCCAATCAGCAGCTGCCGCCGGCCTGTGGCGCCCGCCAGCTCTGCAAGCTCAAGCGCTTCCTCACCACGCTGCAGCAGTTCGGCAACGACATCTCGCCCGAGATCGGAGAGCGGGTCCGCAGTCTGGTGCTGGGCCTGGTG AATTCCACCCTGACCATAGAAGAGTTCCACTCCAAACTCCAGGAGGCTACCAACTTCCCACTGCGTCCCTTTGTCATTCCGTTCCTCAAG GCGAACCTGCCCCTGCTTCAGAGGGAGCTCCTCCACTGTGCACGGATGGCCAAGCAGACTCCCGCCCAGTATCTGGCCCAGCATGAGCAGCTGCTGCTGGACGCCAACGCCAGCTCGCCCCTGGACTCCTCTGAGATCATGATGGAGATCAACGAGCATGGCAAGAGGAGGACCCCCGACAG GACCAAAGACTCGGAGAGAGACGGGCACCACCCGGAGCACCTGGCCAAGCGGCCCTGCACCATCAGCCCCAGCCAGCGCTTCAGCCCCAGCACTGGCCTGCCAGCCCACCCGCCCCCCAACGGCCTGCCCACGCACCCCCCCAACGgcctgtctcaccccaaccctcctGCCCCCCAACACTACCGTCTGGAGGACATGGCTCTGGCCCACCACTACCGCGATGCCTACCGCCACACAGCAGAGCACCGCGAGGCTCGCGACAGACACCGGCAGAcag cCGTGCATGGAGCACGCCAGGAAGAAGTGATCGATCACCGCCTGACAGATCGGGAGTGGGCCGAGGAGTGGAAGCACCTCGATAAT CTGCTCAACTGCATCATGGACATGGTGGAGAAGACACGGCGGTCTCTCACGGTGCTGCGGCGTTGCCAGGAAGCCGACCGCGAGGAGATGAACCACTGGATCCGGCGCTACAGCGACGTGGAAGATATGAAAAAAGGTGGGAGCAACGGCCAGCcacgccctcctcctcctcctctacctctacctcctcacAACTCCTCCTCCAACACTCCTAACAACGTCGAGACACAGCAGCCCATAG AGATTCATAGGGACTTCCTGCACAGACCTGCGTCTGGCTACCTACCTGAGGAGATCTGGAGGAAAGCTG GTGCTACAAGTATCCCACTCTCCCCAGCACTGAAGCAACTCCAAAACAAGCAGG aggaGGCAGTGAACGAGGTGAAGAGGCAGGCCATGTCGGAGCTACAGAAGGCTGTGTCGGACGCTGAGAGGAAGGCCCATGAGATGATCTCCGCTGAGAGGTCCAAGATGGAGAGGGCGCTGGCCGAGGCCAGAAAACAGGCCTCTGAGGATGCACTGACCGTCATCAACCAGCAGGAGGACTCCAGCGAA AGCTGCTGGAACTGTGGACGCAAGGCCAGTGAGACGTGCAGCGGCTGCAACACGGCACGCTACTGCGGCTCCTTCTGCCAGCACAAAGACTGGGAGAAGCACCACCACGTCTGTGGCCAGGGTCTACAGGGCCTCCCCGGGGGCAGCAGTGTTCCTCTGGGCACCCCCTCCTCCAGCGCACCCCCTACACACTCAGAGAGCACCCCCCCTGGTCCACTCTCCCTGCCCGGCCAGACCAGCGGTGGTGGGGGAGGCAGTCTCTCCGGGAGTCCTAAGGAGGCTAGCTCCAGCAGTGCCTCACGCTCCACCACCCCAGCGACCCCTGCACTGCTGGACGCCACCTCTCGCTGA